From a region of the Streptomyces venezuelae genome:
- a CDS encoding flavodoxin domain-containing protein — protein sequence MSTKRVLVAYGTKHGATAGIAEQIGKTLREDGLDAVVLPAGDVHDVRAYDAVVLGGSLYAGHWSSKAKHCAERNAESLRHRPVWMFSSGPLDRSAEERDIPPVSAVAREMQLIGAREHMTFGGSITAHTPGFLAKAMTRQGKGGDFRNPERIQNWAHHISAELVAA from the coding sequence ATGAGCACCAAGCGAGTCCTGGTCGCCTACGGCACCAAGCACGGCGCCACCGCAGGCATCGCCGAACAGATCGGCAAGACCCTCCGCGAGGACGGTCTCGACGCCGTCGTCCTGCCGGCCGGCGACGTCCACGACGTCCGCGCCTACGACGCCGTCGTCCTCGGCGGCTCCCTCTACGCCGGTCACTGGAGCAGCAAGGCCAAGCACTGCGCCGAACGCAACGCCGAATCCCTGCGGCACCGCCCGGTGTGGATGTTCAGCAGCGGCCCGCTCGACCGCTCCGCCGAAGAACGCGACATCCCCCCGGTGTCCGCCGTCGCCCGGGAGATGCAACTCATCGGAGCACGCGAGCACATGACCTTCGGCGGCAGCATCACGGCCCACACCCCGGGATTCCTCGCCAAGGCCATGACCCGGCAGGGCAAGGGCGGAGACTTCCGCAACCCCGAACGGATCCAGAACTGGGCCCACCACATCAGTGCCGAGCTCGTCGCCGCCTGA
- a CDS encoding glycoside hydrolase family 65 protein, producing MTTAWHWEYHRYDPKTERLVEALCTLGNGRFATRGSAPESVADDIHYPGTYLAGCYNRLDSTIGGRTVSNEDMVRLPDWTALRYRCLPEGAPPGDWLTPDHPSLRHSNVTLDLRAGTLTRRMLFHDAEGRRLGVTHTRLVHMGVPNLAAQNTVFRAYGWSGRIGIESVLDGDVTNAGVDRYRALAGRHLVGHRAGVEAEGTAWLSCTTATSRVQIGLAVRTSARPLAPVGRVCTSTTATQTFVLPIDRAAPVVVVKTAALCTSLDRPAADTLRRSIDCATHAPDFPSLLASHRAAWQRLWSDGELKVPGETGKVLRLHAFHVLQTLSPHTAELDAGVPARGLHGEAYRGHVFWDELFVLPYLALHLPETARALLMYRHRRLPAAREAARRAGVKGAMFPWQSGSSGTEETQRLHLNPRSGRWLPDHSHLQHHVGSAVAWNVWRYGQATGDAGFMHGPGAELLLHVARFWADAATWDTGLGRYRIRGVVGPDEYHDAYPDATGPGIDDNAYTNVTAAWVLARSLDLYGELPAARRAELLAHIGVGPDVLTVWEDVSRRLYVPFHREVISQFHGYGDLAELDWDGYRARYHDIRRLDRILEAEGDTPNRYQASKQADTLMLGYLFRPTELERLFLRLGCRLDDDLWHRTVDYYLRRTSHGSTLSSLVHGWVLAREQGPDAWRYCQEALLGDITDVQGGTTGEGIHLGAMGGTLGLVERGIVGLEPHGDGLHIDPVPLSEVPGSSFSISYLGHRDIRIRFRPGRLGISVPSSPLGPVPLVLPGDRHERIAAGQERWFRLPKG from the coding sequence GTGACCACTGCCTGGCACTGGGAATACCACCGCTATGACCCCAAGACCGAGCGGCTGGTCGAAGCCCTGTGCACTCTGGGCAACGGCCGCTTCGCCACGCGCGGTTCAGCCCCCGAAAGCGTCGCCGACGACATCCACTACCCGGGCACCTACCTCGCCGGCTGCTACAACCGGCTCGACTCCACCATCGGCGGACGCACGGTCTCCAACGAGGACATGGTCCGACTGCCGGACTGGACCGCCCTGCGGTACCGCTGCCTGCCCGAGGGCGCACCGCCGGGGGACTGGCTCACGCCGGACCATCCGTCCCTGCGGCACAGCAACGTGACGCTGGACCTGCGCGCCGGAACGCTCACCCGCCGCATGCTCTTCCACGATGCCGAAGGCCGTCGCCTGGGTGTCACGCACACCCGCCTGGTCCACATGGGCGTCCCGAACCTGGCAGCGCAGAACACGGTGTTCAGAGCGTACGGCTGGAGTGGCCGGATAGGGATCGAGTCCGTGCTCGACGGCGACGTCACGAACGCGGGAGTCGACCGCTACCGCGCCCTGGCCGGGCGGCATCTCGTCGGGCACCGGGCCGGGGTGGAGGCGGAGGGCACCGCTTGGCTGTCCTGCACGACGGCCACCTCCCGGGTACAGATCGGGCTCGCGGTCCGTACATCGGCACGTCCTCTGGCACCGGTGGGCCGGGTCTGTACATCCACCACCGCCACACAGACGTTCGTCCTGCCGATCGATCGGGCGGCCCCGGTCGTCGTGGTGAAGACTGCTGCCCTGTGCACCTCGCTCGACCGTCCCGCGGCCGATACGCTGCGGCGGAGCATCGACTGCGCCACGCACGCCCCGGACTTTCCCTCCCTGCTGGCCTCCCACCGCGCTGCCTGGCAACGCCTCTGGAGCGACGGAGAGTTGAAGGTGCCCGGAGAGACCGGCAAGGTCCTCCGGCTGCACGCCTTCCACGTGCTGCAGACCCTCTCGCCGCACACCGCCGAGCTCGATGCCGGCGTCCCCGCTCGCGGCCTTCACGGCGAGGCGTACCGGGGCCACGTCTTCTGGGACGAGCTGTTCGTCCTGCCCTACCTCGCCCTCCACCTCCCCGAGACCGCTCGCGCCCTGTTGATGTACCGGCACCGACGGCTCCCCGCAGCTCGGGAGGCCGCTCGCCGGGCTGGGGTGAAGGGAGCCATGTTCCCCTGGCAGAGCGGCAGTTCCGGCACCGAGGAGACCCAGCGGCTGCACCTCAATCCGCGCTCCGGCCGCTGGCTGCCGGACCACTCCCACCTCCAGCACCACGTGGGGTCGGCTGTGGCGTGGAACGTGTGGCGGTACGGGCAGGCCACCGGCGATGCCGGATTCATGCACGGTCCCGGCGCCGAACTCCTCCTGCACGTGGCCCGCTTCTGGGCGGACGCAGCGACGTGGGACACGGGCCTCGGCCGCTACCGGATCCGCGGCGTCGTCGGACCGGACGAGTACCACGATGCCTACCCGGACGCCACTGGTCCCGGCATCGACGACAACGCTTACACCAACGTCACCGCCGCCTGGGTGCTGGCCCGGTCCCTCGACCTGTACGGGGAGCTTCCTGCCGCCCGACGTGCCGAGCTCCTCGCGCACATCGGCGTCGGCCCCGACGTACTCACCGTCTGGGAGGACGTTTCCCGCCGCCTGTACGTGCCGTTCCACCGAGAGGTGATCAGCCAGTTCCACGGCTACGGGGACCTCGCCGAACTCGACTGGGACGGATACCGCGCCCGCTACCACGACATCCGCCGCCTGGACCGCATTCTGGAAGCCGAAGGCGACACCCCCAACCGCTACCAGGCGTCCAAGCAGGCCGACACCCTCATGCTCGGCTACCTCTTCCGCCCCACAGAACTCGAACGATTGTTCCTTCGGCTTGGGTGTCGCCTCGACGACGACCTCTGGCACAGGACGGTGGACTACTACCTGCGGCGCACCAGCCACGGCTCCACGCTCAGCAGCCTCGTCCACGGCTGGGTACTTGCTCGCGAGCAGGGCCCGGATGCTTGGCGCTACTGCCAGGAAGCGCTGCTCGGTGACATCACCGACGTCCAGGGCGGCACCACCGGTGAGGGGATCCACCTCGGTGCCATGGGTGGCACCCTCGGCCTCGTCGAGCGCGGCATCGTCGGACTCGAACCCCACGGCGACGGCCTGCACATCGACCCCGTGCCCCTCTCCGAAGTGCCCGGTTCCTCGTTCTCGATCTCTTATCTGGGGCACCGGGACATCCGCATCCGGTTCCGGCCGGGCCGGCTCGGCATCAGCGTCCCTTCATCCCCCCTCGGTCCGGTGCCCCTGGTCCTGCCCGGTGACCGGCACGAACGTATTGCCGCAGGCCAGGAGCGATGGTTCCGCCTCCCAAAGGGCTGA
- a CDS encoding cation-translocating P-type ATPase, with protein MTETAAPDLAPDPLEPLPLLRRELHTGRLGLSSREAARRLAVYGPNEVRRTTRTSILKELLRQLVHPLALLLWAAAALAFTAAIAVLGWAIVAVVLVNAGFALVQERQAEKAVETLARYLPAQARVIRDGQAQHLPARDLVPGDLIALDEGDRIPADARLTEGGIEADLSMLTGESTPVERFAGPGLEGLSLLQEPNLVFSGTTATEGQAQAIVFATGDHTELGRIAALSQRTRREPSPLEQQVKKVAWLIAAVAVAMGAVFLVTGLAVGLPLTDSLMFAIGLLVANVPEGLLPTITLALAVGVRVLARQGAVVKRLSAVETLGSTNVICTDKTGTLTRNQMRLHSTWTPPRETATGAETAELVRAAAQCTTVTRESDGALHGDPTEVALVEGASQHAAPLDPAGRDTHRRACFRFDPRLRRMSVIHDGEHGTLRVIVKGAPEAVVALLAEGEPADEAQQAADALAANGMRVLAVAVRELPPGSGAAPVRRQDAEQELHLLGLVGLYDPPRPEVAAAVRRCHEAGLTVHIVTGDNGATAASVARAVGIGTPDLQVVAQSEAIDDRELDHLLRQDGTEIVFARSSPETKLKVADALRAHGRIVAMTGDGVNDAPALHRAHIGVAMGLSGTDVAREASTMVLTDDNFATIVTAIESGRRVYDNVRKFIVYIFAHLTPEVVPFLVFALSAGAVPLPLTVLQILAVDLGTETLPALALGRERAEPGIMSRPPRTSSQSVINKDMLVRSWGWLGTVSAALVMTGFFYVLWRAGWHPGDPTGPGSPLHHAHLTATTATFAGIVTCQVGTAIAARTDHAALRDIGFFTNPLLLAGIAFELVFTAALVYAPPLQHLFGTAALPLDVVLLIAVFPPLVWGSDELRRWARRRHHRHS; from the coding sequence ATGACTGAGACCGCCGCCCCTGACCTCGCGCCGGATCCCCTGGAACCCCTTCCCCTGCTCCGCCGTGAGCTGCACACCGGTCGCCTCGGCCTTTCCAGCCGGGAGGCAGCACGCAGACTGGCCGTCTACGGCCCGAACGAGGTCCGCCGCACCACCCGCACGAGCATCCTGAAAGAACTGCTGCGGCAACTCGTCCACCCGCTGGCACTGCTGCTGTGGGCCGCGGCCGCCCTCGCCTTCACCGCCGCGATCGCGGTCCTCGGCTGGGCGATCGTCGCGGTCGTCCTCGTCAACGCCGGATTCGCCCTCGTCCAGGAACGGCAGGCCGAGAAGGCCGTCGAAACCCTGGCCCGCTACCTCCCGGCCCAGGCCCGGGTCATCCGCGACGGACAGGCACAGCACCTCCCGGCCCGGGACCTCGTCCCCGGCGACCTCATCGCTCTCGACGAGGGCGACCGGATACCCGCCGACGCCCGCCTGACCGAGGGAGGAATAGAGGCCGACCTCTCCATGCTCACGGGCGAATCCACCCCGGTCGAGCGCTTCGCCGGCCCGGGCCTGGAAGGCCTCTCCCTGCTCCAGGAGCCCAACCTCGTCTTCAGCGGCACCACCGCCACGGAAGGCCAGGCGCAGGCGATCGTCTTCGCCACCGGCGACCACACCGAACTCGGCCGGATCGCCGCCCTCAGCCAGCGCACCCGCCGCGAGCCGAGCCCACTGGAACAGCAGGTCAAGAAGGTCGCCTGGCTGATCGCAGCGGTCGCGGTCGCCATGGGGGCCGTCTTCCTGGTGACCGGCCTCGCGGTCGGCCTCCCGCTGACCGACTCGCTGATGTTCGCCATCGGCCTGCTCGTCGCCAACGTGCCCGAAGGGCTGCTGCCCACCATCACCCTCGCCCTCGCCGTGGGCGTACGCGTCCTCGCCCGTCAGGGCGCGGTGGTCAAGCGGCTGAGCGCCGTGGAGACCCTCGGCTCCACCAACGTCATCTGCACCGACAAGACCGGCACGCTCACCCGCAACCAGATGCGCCTCCACTCCACCTGGACCCCGCCACGCGAGACGGCAACCGGTGCGGAGACCGCCGAACTGGTCCGTGCCGCAGCCCAGTGCACCACCGTCACCCGCGAGAGCGACGGCGCGCTGCACGGTGACCCGACCGAGGTCGCACTGGTCGAGGGCGCCTCACAACATGCCGCACCCCTCGACCCGGCCGGCCGGGACACCCACCGACGGGCCTGCTTCCGTTTCGACCCGCGCCTGCGCCGCATGTCGGTGATCCATGACGGAGAACACGGCACCCTCCGCGTGATCGTCAAGGGCGCCCCCGAAGCCGTCGTGGCGCTGCTGGCCGAAGGCGAACCGGCCGACGAGGCCCAGCAGGCCGCCGACGCTCTGGCGGCGAACGGCATGCGCGTGCTGGCCGTCGCGGTACGCGAGCTGCCGCCGGGCAGCGGGGCAGCGCCCGTGCGGCGGCAGGACGCCGAGCAGGAGCTGCACCTGCTCGGCCTCGTCGGCCTGTACGACCCGCCGCGCCCCGAGGTCGCCGCCGCGGTCCGGCGCTGCCACGAGGCGGGTCTCACCGTCCACATCGTCACCGGCGACAACGGGGCGACCGCCGCGTCCGTGGCCCGCGCCGTCGGCATCGGTACACCGGACCTCCAGGTGGTCGCCCAGTCCGAGGCGATCGACGACCGCGAGCTCGACCACCTCCTCCGCCAGGACGGCACGGAGATCGTCTTCGCCCGCTCCTCGCCCGAGACCAAGCTGAAGGTGGCCGATGCCCTGCGGGCGCACGGCCGGATCGTGGCCATGACCGGTGACGGAGTGAACGACGCCCCGGCCCTGCACCGTGCCCACATCGGTGTGGCCATGGGGCTCTCCGGCACCGACGTCGCACGCGAGGCGTCGACCATGGTCCTGACCGACGACAACTTCGCGACCATCGTCACCGCGATCGAATCAGGGCGCCGCGTCTACGACAACGTCCGGAAGTTCATCGTCTACATCTTCGCCCACCTCACCCCCGAGGTCGTGCCCTTCCTCGTGTTCGCCCTCTCCGCAGGGGCCGTACCGCTGCCGCTGACCGTCCTGCAGATCCTCGCCGTCGACCTGGGGACCGAGACCCTGCCGGCCCTCGCCCTCGGCCGTGAGCGCGCCGAGCCGGGGATCATGTCCCGACCGCCCCGGACCAGTTCCCAGAGCGTGATCAACAAGGACATGCTCGTGCGCAGCTGGGGCTGGCTCGGCACCGTCTCGGCCGCCCTCGTGATGACCGGCTTCTTCTACGTGCTGTGGCGCGCGGGCTGGCACCCCGGCGACCCCACCGGACCGGGAAGCCCCCTGCACCACGCCCACCTCACCGCGACCACCGCCACCTTCGCAGGAATCGTGACCTGCCAGGTCGGCACGGCCATCGCCGCCCGAACCGACCACGCGGCCCTGCGCGACATCGGCTTCTTCACCAACCCGCTGCTGCTCGCCGGCATCGCCTTCGAACTCGTCTTCACCGCGGCGCTCGTGTACGCGCCGCCGCTCCAGCACCTCTTCGGCACCGCAGCCCTCCCGCTGGACGTCGTCCTCCTCATCGCGGTCTTCCCGCCGCTGGTCTGGGGAAGCGACGAGCTCCGACGATGGGCCCGACGCCGGCACCACCGCCACTCCTGA
- a CDS encoding zinc-dependent alcohol dehydrogenase family protein, with protein sequence MKALVFHGPGQTSWQDVPDPSIKDAADAIVRVDAVTICGTDLHIVKGDVPEVTPGRILGHEAVGTVVETGGDVRSVRPGDRVLISCISACGRCRFCREGHYGQCRGGGGWVLGHTIDGTQAEYVRVPFADLSVHPLPSALASHDAVLLADIFPTSYEVGVLNGNVRPGDTVVVVGAGPIGLAAIATAQLYSPGRIIAVDLAASRLAAARDLGADATASADEEPERLVEDLTDGLGADVVIEAVGVPEAFEMCTRMVRPGGRVANIGVHGKPAVLHLEDLWIKDVTITTGLVDTHSTPMLLRMMAAGRLPGAAMVTHRFELDQMEEAYDVFSSAGETGALKVVLGGPQHDTVAVPPQEQ encoded by the coding sequence ATGAAGGCACTCGTCTTCCACGGGCCCGGACAAACCTCCTGGCAGGACGTCCCGGACCCCTCGATCAAGGACGCCGCCGACGCGATCGTCCGGGTCGACGCCGTCACCATCTGCGGCACCGACCTGCACATCGTCAAGGGCGACGTCCCCGAAGTCACTCCGGGGCGGATCCTGGGCCACGAGGCCGTCGGGACCGTCGTCGAGACCGGCGGAGACGTCCGTAGCGTCCGCCCTGGCGACCGCGTCCTGATCTCCTGCATCTCCGCATGCGGTCGCTGCCGCTTCTGCCGAGAGGGCCACTACGGCCAGTGCCGCGGAGGCGGAGGCTGGGTACTGGGCCACACCATCGACGGCACCCAGGCCGAATACGTACGCGTCCCCTTCGCGGACCTCTCCGTCCACCCGCTCCCCAGCGCCCTGGCCAGCCACGACGCCGTGCTGCTCGCCGACATCTTCCCGACCTCCTACGAGGTCGGCGTGCTCAACGGCAACGTGCGCCCCGGCGACACTGTGGTCGTGGTCGGCGCCGGACCCATCGGCCTGGCCGCCATCGCCACCGCACAGCTCTACAGCCCCGGGCGGATCATCGCCGTCGACCTCGCCGCGTCCCGGCTCGCCGCCGCACGCGATCTCGGCGCCGATGCCACCGCGAGCGCGGACGAAGAGCCCGAGCGGCTGGTGGAGGACCTCACCGACGGGCTCGGCGCGGACGTGGTCATCGAGGCCGTCGGCGTGCCCGAGGCGTTCGAGATGTGCACCCGGATGGTCCGCCCGGGCGGACGGGTCGCCAACATCGGCGTCCACGGCAAGCCTGCCGTCCTCCACCTCGAAGACCTCTGGATCAAGGACGTCACCATCACCACCGGCCTCGTCGACACCCACTCCACCCCCATGCTGCTCCGCATGATGGCCGCCGGCCGCCTGCCCGGGGCCGCGATGGTCACCCACCGCTTCGAGCTCGACCAGATGGAAGAGGCGTACGACGTCTTCTCCAGCGCCGGCGAAACCGGCGCCCTGAAGGTCGTGCTCGGCGGACCGCAGCACGACACGGTCGCCGTACCGCCCCAGGAGCAGTGA
- a CDS encoding PEP/pyruvate-binding domain-containing protein, whose protein sequence is MRPVVPFTELGRGGIGRVGGKNASLGELTRRLTTAGLRVPPGFAPAADAYEELLDDTACAPACRTSSTGSTTVSRSKTSSGHPLDDHGRVSARTPDGRGHHGLRGPQPRAGAFRPGARRPKQRHRRGERYGEDRTAPIGIRPAQAVRPSAA, encoded by the coding sequence ATGCGACCCGTCGTACCGTTCACCGAGCTCGGCCGAGGCGGCATCGGCCGGGTCGGCGGCAAGAACGCCTCGTTGGGCGAGCTGACCAGACGGCTGACCACCGCCGGCCTGCGGGTGCCGCCCGGCTTCGCCCCGGCCGCCGACGCCTACGAAGAGCTGCTCGACGACACGGCCTGCGCACCCGCATGCAGGACCAGCTCGACCGGTTCCACGACGGTGTCGCGCTCGAAGACGTCGAGCGGGCATCCGCTCGATGATCATGGGCGAGTTTCTGCCCGAACCCCTGATGGCCGAGGCCATCACGGCCTGCGAGGACCTCAGCCGCGAGCTGGGGCGTTCCGGCCCGGAGCTCGCCGTCCGAAACAGCGCCACCGCCGAGGAGAACGCTACGGGGAGGACCGAACGGCCCCCATCGGGATCCGTCCGGCCCAAGCGGTCCGGCCGTCGGCCGCGTGA
- a CDS encoding HAD family hydrolase, with protein sequence MNELRAVVFDTDGVLLATADRHAAAWKETFDGCLPEWKPSHAGARPRPFDAVREYRDLVDGRSRLDGVRAFLTARHIDLAPGTPEDPPGCATVHAVAARKEEVFSSMLRTDGVSTFDDVRPALQELREKTVRCAAVSASRHARSLLESAQLVGYFDALVDGQDAAALALAGKPDPALFLEAVGRLGVTPAHTAVVEDALAGVEAGHLGGFRLVVGLNRDDDPRMTEALGAHGADLVLPDLGGLPAILEGGRL encoded by the coding sequence ATGAACGAACTGCGCGCGGTCGTCTTCGACACCGACGGAGTGCTCCTGGCCACGGCGGACCGGCACGCGGCCGCCTGGAAGGAGACCTTCGACGGCTGTCTCCCGGAGTGGAAGCCATCGCACGCCGGTGCGCGGCCGCGCCCGTTCGACGCCGTCCGGGAGTACCGGGACCTGGTGGACGGCAGGTCCCGTCTCGACGGTGTACGCGCCTTCCTCACCGCCCGCCACATCGACCTTGCGCCCGGGACGCCCGAGGATCCGCCCGGGTGCGCGACCGTCCACGCGGTCGCCGCCCGCAAGGAGGAGGTCTTCTCATCGATGCTGCGGACTGACGGCGTCAGCACCTTCGACGACGTGCGGCCCGCGCTTCAGGAACTTCGGGAGAAGACGGTCCGTTGCGCGGCCGTCTCGGCTTCCCGGCACGCCCGATCCCTCCTGGAGTCCGCACAGCTCGTCGGCTACTTCGACGCCCTGGTGGACGGCCAGGACGCGGCCGCACTCGCACTTGCGGGGAAACCCGACCCCGCCCTCTTCCTCGAAGCCGTCGGCCGACTCGGCGTGACCCCCGCGCACACGGCCGTGGTGGAGGACGCGCTCGCCGGCGTCGAGGCGGGACACCTGGGCGGTTTCCGGTTGGTGGTGGGGCTCAACAGGGACGACGACCCGCGCATGACGGAGGCCCTCGGTGCGCATGGCGCCGATCTCGTCCTTCCCGACCTCGGCGGGCTGCCCGCCATACTCGAAGGCGGCCGTCTGTGA
- a CDS encoding helix-turn-helix domain-containing protein, with translation MSAVKNMPSTRPQQSGEMTGRTDLGRRLAARREALGLSREDLGRRCGADGTYIAYLEEHAASPAIGTLVRVADALGLTVDDLTGASARRVAGRATARRDSVLVPLDEPECRRLLSTHGVGRIAIFTSEGPAILPVNYLIAGSDIAFRTSAEAVTSRAAGTEVAFEIDNIDDVTATGWSVLAVGELAAVTDPDEIHHLNTTARSQPWAGGPRSHWMKLTPARITGRRVVHDS, from the coding sequence GTGAGCGCCGTGAAGAACATGCCGAGCACCCGCCCCCAGCAGTCAGGCGAGATGACCGGACGCACCGACCTGGGCCGCCGCCTGGCGGCCCGCCGTGAGGCCCTGGGGCTGAGCCGCGAGGATCTGGGCCGGCGGTGCGGTGCCGATGGGACGTACATCGCCTACCTGGAGGAGCACGCCGCCAGTCCTGCCATCGGCACCCTGGTTCGGGTGGCCGACGCCCTGGGCCTCACGGTTGACGACTTGACCGGCGCCAGCGCCCGACGCGTCGCAGGGCGGGCCACAGCCCGGCGCGACAGTGTGCTCGTACCGCTGGACGAGCCCGAATGCCGGCGGCTGCTGAGCACGCACGGCGTTGGCCGCATCGCCATCTTCACGTCCGAAGGCCCCGCCATCCTCCCCGTCAACTACCTGATCGCAGGCTCCGACATCGCCTTCCGCACCTCCGCGGAAGCGGTCACTTCCAGAGCGGCCGGAACCGAGGTCGCCTTCGAGATCGACAACATCGACGACGTCACCGCCACTGGTTGGAGCGTGCTGGCCGTGGGTGAACTGGCAGCCGTCACAGACCCGGACGAGATCCACCACCTCAACACCACGGCCCGCTCCCAGCCCTGGGCCGGCGGCCCGCGCAGCCACTGGATGAAGCTCACCCCGGCTCGGATCACCGGCCGTCGCGTGGTGCACGACTCATGA
- a CDS encoding dsRBD fold-containing protein produces the protein MSHTSEWKTHLYLFEEEHTTKVRVELDTGTTRLTGQGTARCNPTDKDVPEIGNELAAARALENLALQLKRTAYGDMAAAGTAPQHAPLTAYDIG, from the coding sequence ATGTCGCACACGAGCGAATGGAAGACCCACCTCTACCTCTTCGAGGAAGAGCACACGACCAAGGTCCGCGTCGAGCTCGACACCGGCACCACACGTCTCACGGGCCAAGGCACCGCACGCTGCAACCCGACGGACAAGGACGTGCCCGAGATCGGCAACGAACTCGCGGCCGCCCGAGCTCTGGAGAACCTGGCACTGCAGCTCAAGCGCACCGCCTACGGCGACATGGCAGCAGCCGGGACCGCACCGCAGCACGCCCCCCTCACGGCCTACGACATCGGATGA
- a CDS encoding universal stress protein encodes MNRQQEAPRIVVGVDGSPSSQAALRWAVRYAGLVSGRVEAVAAWDLPGAASWSAPAVDTTFDEEEAERRLVEEVRTVLGEDGASSVHQRLVRGNPVDVLVDAAEGADMLVVGSRGRGGFGRALLGSVSHQTALHAPCPITIVRADADVEH; translated from the coding sequence ATGAACAGGCAGCAAGAGGCTCCGCGGATTGTGGTGGGCGTCGACGGATCGCCCTCGTCCCAGGCCGCGCTGCGCTGGGCGGTCCGGTACGCAGGGCTGGTGAGCGGGCGAGTAGAGGCGGTCGCAGCGTGGGACCTGCCCGGTGCCGCGTCGTGGTCGGCCCCGGCGGTGGACACCACGTTCGACGAGGAGGAGGCCGAGCGCCGGCTGGTCGAGGAGGTCCGCACGGTACTCGGTGAGGACGGTGCCTCCTCCGTACACCAGCGCCTGGTGCGCGGCAATCCGGTCGACGTCCTGGTCGACGCGGCAGAGGGCGCGGACATGCTGGTCGTGGGCAGTCGCGGTCGCGGCGGCTTCGGTCGAGCCCTGCTCGGTTCGGTGAGCCATCAGACGGCGCTCCACGCGCCATGTCCGATCACCATCGTCCGGGCAGATGCGGATGTCGAACATTGA